In a single window of the Saccharothrix australiensis genome:
- a CDS encoding TetR/AcrR family transcriptional regulator, whose protein sequence is MPKAQRKAQMLDVAERVFAERGYLAASMDEIAERVGVSKPMLYEYFGSKEGLLIGCIHRARTELLDRTQRAIADADGPEDVLRRGLRAFFAFIAAHHQSWSLLRQEAAVTVPSAVEEVEGIRRQQTDLIAAVIAGLDTDIGHVEAEAVAEIVVGATERLALWCERHPEVGPERATDYVMDVVWRGVATRLTGGALP, encoded by the coding sequence ATGCCCAAGGCGCAGCGCAAGGCCCAGATGCTCGACGTCGCCGAGCGGGTGTTCGCCGAGCGGGGGTACCTGGCGGCGTCGATGGACGAGATCGCCGAGCGCGTGGGCGTGTCCAAGCCGATGCTCTACGAGTACTTCGGCTCCAAGGAGGGCCTGCTCATCGGCTGCATCCACCGCGCGCGGACCGAACTGCTCGACCGCACCCAGCGGGCCATCGCGGACGCGGACGGCCCGGAGGACGTCCTGCGCCGGGGGCTGCGGGCGTTCTTCGCGTTCATCGCCGCGCACCACCAGTCCTGGTCGCTGCTGCGCCAGGAGGCGGCCGTGACGGTGCCGTCCGCGGTGGAGGAGGTCGAGGGCATCCGGCGGCAGCAGACCGACCTGATCGCCGCCGTGATCGCCGGCCTCGACACCGACATCGGGCACGTCGAGGCCGAGGCGGTCGCGGAGATCGTCGTGGGCGCCACCGAACGCCTCGCGCTGTGGTGCGAGCGCCACCCCGAGGTCGGCCCGGAGCGCGCCACCGACTACGTCATGGACGTGGTGTGGCGCGGCGTGGCCACGCGCCTCACGGGCGGCGCGCTGCCCTGA
- a CDS encoding flavin-containing monooxygenase: protein MHREVKVLVVGTGFAGLGMAIELKRTGERDFVVLEKADDLGGTWRDNSYPGCACDVPSHMYSYSFELNPSWSRVFARQPEIRDYLDRVADKYRLREHIRFGAEVSGARWDEDAKVWHVSTAHGDTYTAKAVVAGVGALHIPNVPELPGIGAFRGKAFHSARWDHSYDLKGKKVAVVGTGASAIQFVPRIADDVARLTLFQRTPPWVMPKADRPISGWERRLFRAFPFTQRLYRNFVYWTRESTALGFAVDPRIMEVAQTVAKRHLRSQVPDPALRAKLQPDYTMGCKRVLISNDYYPTLMKPTVDLNVDGIAEVRAHSVVDGAGVEHEVDAIIYGTGFHVVDSFDYLDIRGKGGRDLAAQWREEGIETYYGITVSGYPNLFFLLGPNTGLGHNSVVFMIESQIRYVRQCLDLLDRHGADELDVRPEVQARFNRRLQRKLSRGVWTEGGCRSWYLDARGVNRTVWPGFTWRYWMRTRTVRAEDYALTRARRERVPA, encoded by the coding sequence ATGCACCGAGAGGTCAAGGTCCTGGTCGTCGGCACGGGTTTCGCCGGCCTGGGCATGGCGATCGAGTTGAAGCGCACCGGCGAGCGCGACTTCGTCGTGCTGGAGAAGGCGGACGACCTCGGCGGCACCTGGCGGGACAACTCCTACCCCGGCTGCGCCTGCGACGTGCCGTCGCACATGTACTCGTACTCGTTCGAGCTGAACCCCTCGTGGTCGCGGGTGTTCGCCCGGCAGCCCGAGATCCGCGACTACCTGGACCGGGTCGCCGACAAGTACCGGCTGCGCGAGCACATCCGGTTCGGCGCCGAGGTCTCGGGCGCGCGGTGGGACGAGGACGCCAAGGTCTGGCACGTCTCGACGGCGCACGGCGACACCTACACGGCCAAGGCCGTCGTCGCCGGCGTCGGCGCACTGCACATCCCGAACGTCCCGGAACTGCCCGGCATCGGGGCGTTCCGGGGCAAGGCGTTCCACTCCGCGCGGTGGGACCACTCGTACGACCTGAAGGGCAAGAAGGTCGCCGTGGTGGGCACCGGCGCGTCGGCGATCCAGTTCGTGCCGCGCATCGCGGACGACGTGGCGCGGCTGACGCTGTTCCAGCGCACGCCGCCGTGGGTGATGCCCAAGGCGGACCGGCCGATCAGCGGCTGGGAGCGGCGGCTGTTCCGCGCGTTCCCGTTCACGCAGCGGCTGTACCGGAACTTCGTGTACTGGACGCGGGAGTCGACCGCGCTCGGGTTCGCGGTCGACCCCAGGATCATGGAGGTGGCGCAGACCGTCGCCAAGCGCCACCTGCGCTCCCAGGTGCCCGACCCCGCGCTGCGGGCGAAGCTCCAGCCCGACTACACGATGGGCTGCAAGCGGGTCCTGATCTCCAACGACTACTACCCGACGCTGATGAAGCCCACCGTGGACCTCAACGTCGACGGCATCGCGGAGGTCCGGGCGCACAGCGTCGTCGACGGCGCGGGCGTGGAGCACGAGGTCGACGCGATCATCTACGGCACCGGCTTCCACGTGGTCGACAGCTTCGACTACCTCGACATCCGCGGCAAGGGCGGCCGGGACCTGGCCGCGCAGTGGCGGGAAGAGGGCATCGAGACCTACTACGGCATCACGGTCTCCGGGTACCCCAACCTGTTCTTCCTGTTGGGCCCCAACACGGGGCTGGGGCACAACTCGGTGGTGTTCATGATCGAGTCGCAGATCCGGTACGTGCGGCAGTGCCTGGACCTGCTCGACCGGCACGGCGCGGACGAGCTGGACGTGCGGCCGGAGGTGCAGGCGCGGTTCAACCGGCGGTTGCAGCGCAAGCTGTCCAGGGGCGTGTGGACCGAGGGCGGCTGCCGGAGCTGGTACCTCGACGCGCGGGGCGTCAACCGGACCGTGTGGCCGGGGTTCACCTGGCGCTACTGGATGCGCACCCGGACCGTGCGGGCGGAGGACTACGCGCTGACCCGCGCGCGGCGGGAACGCGTGCCCGCGTAG
- a CDS encoding type 1 glutamine amidotransferase: protein MSSKVSVALVLPDLLGTYGDFGNAVVLEKRMTWRGIPAEVVTVNFGEPVPDSCDIYVVGGGEDTAQTLAVRHLREHPGMQRAAGRGAVVLGVCAGIQIFGESFTRADQVTHPGLGLIDSTSHAGGSRAIGEVVATPADGLFEGVLTGFENHQGRTTLGPAARPLAHVKVGTGNDGSVEGAVQGRILCTYLHGPVLPRNPQLADLLISWATGVELKPLDLPAVTRLRAERAKAAGV, encoded by the coding sequence GTGAGCAGCAAGGTCTCCGTCGCCCTCGTCCTGCCCGACCTGCTGGGCACCTACGGCGACTTCGGCAACGCGGTCGTGCTGGAGAAGCGCATGACCTGGCGCGGCATCCCGGCCGAGGTCGTCACGGTCAACTTCGGCGAGCCGGTGCCCGACTCGTGCGACATCTACGTGGTCGGCGGCGGCGAGGACACCGCGCAGACGCTGGCCGTGCGGCACCTGCGCGAGCACCCCGGCATGCAGCGGGCGGCCGGGCGCGGCGCGGTGGTGCTGGGCGTGTGCGCGGGCATCCAGATCTTCGGCGAGTCGTTCACGCGCGCCGACCAGGTCACCCACCCCGGCCTGGGGCTCATCGACTCCACCTCGCACGCCGGCGGCAGCCGGGCCATCGGCGAGGTCGTCGCGACCCCGGCCGACGGCCTCTTCGAGGGCGTGCTGACCGGGTTCGAGAACCACCAGGGCCGCACCACCCTCGGCCCGGCCGCCCGGCCGCTGGCGCACGTCAAGGTCGGCACCGGCAACGACGGTTCGGTGGAGGGCGCGGTGCAGGGCCGCATCCTGTGCACCTACCTCCACGGCCCGGTGCTGCCCCGCAACCCGCAGCTTGCGGACCTGCTGATCTCGTGGGCGACGGGCGTCGAGCTGAAGCCCCTCGACCTGCCCGCGGTCACGCGGTTGCGCGCGGAGCGGGCCAAGGCAGCCGGCGTGTGA
- a CDS encoding Mur ligase family protein yields MSSKLSQKMGLGAGGMIGGRVALKLDPQALAHLTSGRSVALVTGTNGKTTSTMMLSRAVSFLGEVATNHGGANMPDGHVTALSKQPDAPHAVLEVDEGYFPEVCRASAPAVAVLLNLSRDQLDRVGEVRTIEKSLRAALATVPGVVVANCDDVMVTSAARDAARVVWVATGTGWHNDAASCPRCGDPIRWSGEHWQCTGCDLARPRPDWVTGDGFLVTPTGEKVELALRLPGKFNQANAVMATAAAFALGVPVAQAVERLRAVSNVAGRYRTIQRSGHRARLLLSKNPAGWSETLTVVREADHPAVLVINAQEADGRDLSWLWDVPFERLRGRQVIASGERATDLAVRLTYAEVEHTIVPDPLKAIDAMPPGAVEVIANYTAFRDLNARAAQ; encoded by the coding sequence ATGAGTTCGAAGTTGTCGCAGAAGATGGGCCTGGGCGCGGGCGGCATGATCGGTGGCCGCGTGGCGCTCAAGCTCGACCCGCAGGCACTGGCGCACCTGACGTCCGGCCGGTCGGTCGCCCTGGTCACGGGCACGAACGGCAAGACCACGAGCACGATGATGCTCAGCCGCGCCGTGTCGTTCCTCGGCGAGGTCGCGACCAACCACGGCGGCGCGAACATGCCCGACGGGCACGTCACCGCGCTGTCCAAGCAGCCCGACGCGCCGCACGCGGTGCTGGAGGTCGACGAGGGGTACTTCCCCGAGGTCTGCCGCGCCTCCGCGCCCGCCGTGGCCGTGCTGCTGAACCTGTCGCGCGACCAGCTCGACCGGGTGGGCGAGGTGCGCACCATCGAGAAGTCGCTGCGCGCGGCCCTCGCGACGGTGCCCGGCGTGGTCGTGGCCAACTGCGACGACGTCATGGTGACGTCGGCGGCGCGCGACGCGGCCCGCGTCGTCTGGGTGGCGACCGGGACGGGCTGGCACAACGACGCGGCGTCCTGCCCGCGCTGCGGCGACCCGATCCGCTGGTCGGGCGAGCACTGGCAGTGCACGGGCTGCGACCTGGCCCGGCCGCGCCCCGACTGGGTGACCGGCGACGGCTTCCTGGTGACGCCGACCGGCGAGAAGGTCGAGCTGGCGCTGCGCCTGCCGGGCAAGTTCAACCAGGCCAACGCGGTGATGGCGACCGCGGCGGCGTTCGCGCTCGGCGTGCCGGTCGCGCAGGCCGTTGAGCGGCTGCGCGCGGTGTCCAACGTGGCCGGCCGGTACCGGACGATCCAGCGCAGCGGCCACCGCGCCCGCCTGCTGCTGTCGAAGAACCCGGCGGGCTGGAGCGAGACGCTGACCGTGGTCCGGGAGGCCGACCACCCGGCCGTGCTGGTGATCAACGCCCAGGAGGCCGACGGGCGCGACCTGTCGTGGCTGTGGGACGTGCCGTTCGAGCGGCTGCGCGGCCGGCAGGTCATCGCGTCCGGCGAGCGCGCGACGGACCTCGCGGTGCGCCTGACCTACGCCGAGGTCGAGCACACCATCGTGCCGGACCCGCTGAAGGCGATCGACGCCATGCCGCCCGGCGCGGTGGAGGTCATCGCCAACTACACCGCTTTCCGCGACCTGAACGCGAGGGCCGCCCAGTGA
- a CDS encoding helix-turn-helix domain-containing protein: MQIDTATYQRVLGDELRSLRKQRGWTRKELNRRLQSEISLQTLATYELGTRQCSVVRLVEICAALGVPAHRVLARVHDRVFGDAPAGHLTVDLAAVVADARPQLLPLRRWAQGRLRQLTPGQPPEVHLDLPALEYMAQLCQLSTVDLIRTLREPGDRPR, from the coding sequence GTGCAGATCGACACAGCGACGTACCAACGCGTGCTCGGTGATGAGCTCCGCAGCCTTCGCAAGCAGCGTGGATGGACCCGCAAGGAACTCAACCGCAGGCTGCAAAGCGAAATCTCGCTCCAGACCCTGGCCACCTACGAGCTGGGCACCCGCCAGTGCTCGGTGGTGCGGCTGGTCGAGATCTGCGCGGCGCTCGGCGTGCCCGCCCACCGGGTGCTGGCGCGGGTGCACGACCGCGTGTTCGGCGACGCGCCCGCCGGCCACCTGACGGTCGACCTCGCCGCGGTCGTCGCCGACGCCCGGCCGCAGCTGCTGCCGCTGCGCCGCTGGGCGCAGGGCAGGCTGCGCCAGCTCACCCCCGGCCAGCCGCCCGAGGTGCACCTGGACCTGCCCGCGCTGGAGTACATGGCGCAGTTGTGCCAGCTCAGCACCGTGGACCTGATCAGGACCCTGCGGGAACCGGGCGACCGGCCCCGGTAG
- a CDS encoding SanA/YdcF family protein translates to MQEFIRRIRWRRVLVVAALLGVVATAPWVWVRAASAPHRYAAADVPDAPVALVLGAGLRDGKPTSFLAGRLDVAADLYRRGKVKVLLVSGDNSRREYDEPTAMRTYLIDRGVPERVIVADYAGLDTWDSCTRAKRIFGVSKATVVTQEFHLPRAVALCREAGLEAFGVGHDTWGRWSTTTAYGHFREVVASGKALWDGLVAKPDPRFLGPLETGVSRALDS, encoded by the coding sequence GTGCAGGAGTTCATCCGCCGCATCAGGTGGCGGCGCGTGCTGGTGGTGGCCGCGCTGCTCGGCGTCGTCGCCACCGCGCCCTGGGTCTGGGTGCGGGCGGCGAGCGCGCCGCACCGGTACGCCGCGGCGGACGTACCCGACGCGCCCGTGGCGCTCGTGCTCGGCGCGGGCCTGCGCGACGGGAAGCCGACGTCGTTCCTGGCCGGCCGGCTGGACGTCGCCGCCGACCTCTACCGCCGGGGCAAGGTGAAGGTCCTGCTGGTCAGCGGCGACAACAGCCGCCGGGAGTACGACGAGCCGACCGCGATGCGGACCTACCTGATCGACCGGGGCGTCCCCGAACGCGTGATCGTGGCCGACTACGCGGGCTTGGACACGTGGGACTCGTGCACGCGCGCCAAGCGCATCTTCGGCGTGTCGAAGGCCACGGTGGTCACCCAGGAGTTCCACCTGCCGCGCGCCGTGGCGCTGTGCCGGGAAGCCGGGCTGGAGGCGTTCGGCGTGGGGCACGACACGTGGGGGCGCTGGTCGACGACCACCGCCTATGGGCACTTCCGGGAGGTGGTCGCGAGCGGCAAGGCGCTGTGGGACGGGCTCGTCGCCAAGCCGGACCCGAGGTTCCTCGGCCCGCTCGAAACCGGCGTCAGCCGGGCGCTCGACTCGTGA
- a CDS encoding LCP family protein translates to MAALCSVAVLLGTGYAWVNFQSLSRNLTTTDVIGAGGGERPADGSVDILMVGMDSRTDAKGNPLPRHVLDELQAGDESAGGLNTDTLILLHIPNDTGKAVAVSFPRDAYVKIAGGHGRHKINSAYGYGKSGAVEDLREKGVTDAAQVEQESRKQGARSLIGTVEDLTGVTVDHYAEINLVGFYEITKAIGGVDVCLNAATRDDFSGADFKAGPQSVQGRDALAFVRQRHGLPRNDLDRIVRQQVFMAGLAKKVLSAGTLSDPGKLGSLIDALTKAVVLDKDWDVLQFATRMKDLSGGNIAFETIPTGNPALETPEDGVAVEVKEAEVKRFFKKLAGGPDATATTTTPAVDPATVTVEVRNASGVGGLAARVLQSLVAKRFVDGGAQNADRNLTTSVVRYGEGGEAGATAVAEALGGIGTEQDDDVPAGRARVFLGSDYAGPGTQNLAGAPLVGLDGAHRAQPTTTTEQEPITADGVRCVN, encoded by the coding sequence GTGGCCGCGCTGTGCTCGGTCGCGGTCCTGCTGGGCACCGGCTACGCCTGGGTGAACTTCCAGTCGCTCAGCAGGAACCTCACCACCACCGACGTCATCGGCGCCGGCGGCGGCGAGCGGCCCGCCGACGGCTCGGTCGACATCCTCATGGTCGGCATGGACAGCCGCACCGACGCCAAGGGGAACCCGCTGCCCCGGCACGTCCTGGACGAACTCCAGGCGGGCGACGAGTCGGCGGGCGGCCTGAACACCGACACCCTGATCCTGCTGCACATCCCGAACGACACCGGCAAGGCGGTCGCCGTGTCGTTCCCCCGCGACGCCTACGTGAAGATCGCCGGCGGCCACGGGCGGCACAAGATCAACTCCGCCTACGGCTACGGCAAGAGCGGCGCCGTCGAGGACCTCCGGGAGAAGGGCGTCACCGACGCCGCGCAGGTCGAGCAGGAGTCCAGGAAGCAGGGCGCCCGGAGCCTCATCGGCACCGTCGAGGACCTGACCGGTGTCACCGTCGACCACTACGCGGAGATCAACCTCGTCGGCTTCTACGAGATCACCAAGGCCATCGGCGGCGTGGACGTGTGCCTCAACGCCGCCACGCGGGACGACTTCTCGGGCGCGGACTTCAAGGCGGGCCCGCAGTCCGTCCAGGGCCGCGACGCGCTCGCGTTCGTCCGGCAGCGGCACGGGCTGCCGCGCAACGACCTCGACCGCATCGTGCGCCAGCAGGTGTTCATGGCCGGCCTGGCGAAGAAGGTGCTGTCCGCGGGCACGCTGTCCGACCCCGGCAAGCTCGGCTCCCTGATCGACGCCCTGACCAAGGCCGTCGTGCTGGACAAGGACTGGGACGTCCTCCAGTTCGCCACCCGGATGAAGGACCTGTCCGGCGGCAACATCGCGTTCGAGACGATCCCGACCGGCAACCCCGCGCTGGAGACGCCCGAGGACGGCGTGGCCGTCGAGGTCAAGGAGGCCGAGGTCAAGCGGTTCTTCAAGAAGCTCGCCGGCGGACCGGACGCGACCGCCACCACGACGACGCCCGCCGTCGACCCGGCGACCGTCACCGTCGAGGTGCGCAACGCCTCCGGCGTGGGCGGGCTCGCGGCGCGGGTGCTCCAGTCGCTCGTGGCCAAGCGGTTCGTGGACGGCGGCGCGCAGAACGCCGACCGCAACCTGACCACCTCGGTGGTCCGCTACGGCGAGGGCGGCGAGGCGGGCGCGACGGCCGTCGCGGAGGCGCTGGGCGGCATCGGGACCGAGCAGGACGACGACGTGCCCGCCGGGCGGGCGCGGGTGTTCCTCGGCAGCGACTACGCCGGGCCGGGCACGCAGAACCTGGCGGGCGCGCCGCTGGTGGGCCTGGACGGGGCGCACCGGGCCCAGCCGACGACCACGACCGAGCAGGAGCCCATCACGGCGGACGGCGTGCGCTGCGTCAACTAG
- a CDS encoding glycine--tRNA ligase — translation MQDALLALTRYWTERGCLVVQPYNSEVGAGTLNPATVLRVLGPEPWRVAYVEPSVRPDDSRYGENPNRLQTHTQFQVILKPDPGDPQELYLGSLEALGIDVRAHDVRFVEDNWASPALGAWGLGWEVWLDGLEITQFTYFQQAGGMSLDPVSVEITYGIERIMMALQGVDHFKDIAYAPGISYGEAFGQAEYEMSRYYLDDADVDATKRLFEEYAAEARRMLDARLPVPAHNYVLKCSHAFNVLDARGAISTTERARAFARMRGLAREVAQLWAARREELGHPLGLVEPLPAAEAPAVAVAVDRPATLLFEIGTEELPPAEVTRAVDAVRTAVADKLAATRLAHGAVEAHGTPRRIVVVVPEVAPREPDAERTVRGPRVSAAFDAAGEPTKAALGFARGQGVDVSELGRVVENGVEHVAVVRTAVGGGAVEVLGPLLASVVAELRAEKNMKWNDPKLSFTRPVRWLLARLGDAPVPFAVSALASGTTTRVHRTAEEPVVEVPAADGYADFLAGHGIVVSAEARRAAIVARAEELAASVGGVVDFAGVLDEVTNLVERPTPILGSFDPEYLELPAQILTTVMRKHQRYLPVRTADGALLPHFVAVANGEVDEDVVRAGNEAVLRARYEDAAFFWRADLRTPLERMKAGLEKLTFADKLGSMADRAGRIAALAGRLADVVGGGDATLARAGELAKFDLGSQMVIELSSLAGVMAREYAERAGESPEVARALAEMELPRSAGDALPASRAGALLSLADRFDLLAGLFGIGANPTGSSDPFGLRRAALGVVSVLRAFPELCGITLGRGLALAAEVLADGGAGGGAVVVDAGALETAREFAVRRYEQQLLDAGHDHRFVNAVLPLADAPAVADGALAELTGLVGREGFAGLVAALQRVRRIVPADVEGGYDPAALTEPAEVALHEAFAAVPRDTSGPAAFVAAAGGLTGPVNTFFDEVLVMAEDPAVRRARLGLLAAIRDLAAPVLDWQALGTDLG, via the coding sequence ATGCAGGACGCGCTGCTCGCGTTGACCAGGTACTGGACGGAACGGGGCTGCCTCGTCGTCCAGCCGTACAACTCCGAGGTCGGCGCAGGCACGCTGAACCCGGCCACCGTGCTGCGGGTGCTGGGGCCCGAGCCGTGGCGGGTCGCCTACGTCGAGCCCAGCGTGCGCCCCGACGACTCGCGGTACGGCGAGAACCCCAACCGGCTCCAGACGCACACCCAGTTCCAGGTGATCCTCAAGCCGGATCCGGGCGACCCGCAGGAGCTGTACCTGGGCAGCCTGGAGGCGCTGGGCATCGACGTGCGCGCGCACGACGTGCGGTTCGTCGAGGACAACTGGGCCTCGCCCGCGCTCGGCGCGTGGGGCCTGGGCTGGGAGGTGTGGCTGGACGGGCTGGAGATCACCCAGTTCACCTACTTCCAGCAGGCGGGCGGCATGTCGCTGGACCCGGTGTCGGTGGAGATCACCTACGGCATCGAGCGCATCATGATGGCGTTGCAGGGCGTCGACCACTTCAAGGACATCGCCTACGCGCCCGGCATCTCCTACGGCGAGGCGTTCGGCCAGGCCGAGTACGAGATGTCGCGCTACTACCTCGACGACGCCGACGTCGACGCCACCAAGCGGCTGTTCGAGGAGTACGCGGCCGAGGCGCGGCGGATGCTCGACGCCCGCCTGCCGGTGCCCGCGCACAACTACGTGCTGAAGTGCTCGCACGCGTTCAACGTGCTCGACGCGCGCGGCGCGATCAGCACGACCGAGCGGGCACGGGCGTTCGCCCGGATGCGCGGCCTGGCGCGCGAGGTGGCGCAGCTGTGGGCGGCGCGGCGCGAGGAGCTGGGCCACCCGTTGGGGCTGGTGGAGCCGTTGCCTGCGGCCGAAGCGCCGGCGGTGGCGGTGGCGGTCGACCGCCCGGCGACGCTGCTGTTCGAGATCGGGACCGAGGAGCTTCCCCCGGCCGAGGTCACCCGCGCGGTCGACGCGGTGCGGACGGCGGTGGCGGACAAGCTCGCCGCCACGCGCCTCGCCCACGGCGCGGTCGAGGCGCACGGCACGCCGCGCCGGATCGTGGTCGTCGTGCCGGAGGTCGCGCCCCGCGAGCCGGACGCCGAGCGGACCGTGCGCGGACCGCGGGTGTCGGCGGCGTTCGACGCCGCCGGCGAGCCGACCAAGGCCGCGCTCGGGTTCGCGCGCGGCCAGGGCGTCGACGTGTCGGAGCTCGGGCGGGTGGTCGAGAACGGCGTCGAGCACGTCGCCGTGGTGCGCACCGCGGTCGGCGGCGGCGCGGTCGAGGTGCTCGGGCCGCTGCTCGCGTCCGTCGTGGCCGAGCTGCGCGCCGAGAAGAACATGAAGTGGAACGACCCGAAGCTGTCGTTCACCCGGCCGGTGCGGTGGCTGCTGGCCCGCCTGGGCGACGCGCCGGTGCCGTTCGCGGTGTCGGCCCTCGCGTCCGGCACCACGACCCGCGTGCACCGCACGGCGGAGGAGCCCGTCGTGGAGGTGCCCGCCGCGGACGGCTACGCGGACTTCCTCGCCGGCCACGGCATCGTCGTGTCCGCCGAGGCGCGCCGCGCGGCGATCGTGGCGCGGGCGGAGGAGCTGGCGGCCTCCGTCGGCGGGGTCGTGGACTTCGCCGGCGTGCTGGACGAGGTGACGAACCTGGTCGAGCGGCCGACGCCGATCCTGGGCTCGTTCGACCCGGAGTACCTGGAGCTGCCCGCCCAGATCCTCACCACGGTGATGCGCAAGCACCAGCGGTACCTGCCGGTGCGGACGGCGGACGGCGCGCTGCTGCCGCACTTCGTGGCCGTCGCGAACGGCGAGGTGGACGAGGACGTCGTGCGGGCGGGCAACGAGGCGGTGCTGCGCGCCCGGTACGAGGACGCGGCGTTCTTCTGGCGGGCCGACCTGCGCACGCCGCTGGAGCGGATGAAGGCCGGGCTGGAGAAGCTGACCTTCGCCGACAAGCTCGGCTCGATGGCGGACCGGGCCGGCCGGATCGCGGCCCTGGCGGGCCGGCTGGCCGACGTGGTCGGCGGCGGTGACGCGACCCTGGCGAGGGCGGGCGAGCTGGCCAAGTTCGACCTCGGGTCGCAGATGGTGATCGAGCTGTCGTCGCTGGCCGGCGTGATGGCGCGGGAGTACGCCGAGCGCGCGGGCGAGTCGCCCGAGGTGGCGCGCGCGCTGGCCGAGATGGAGCTGCCCCGCTCCGCCGGTGACGCGCTGCCCGCGTCCCGCGCGGGCGCGCTGCTGTCGCTGGCGGACCGGTTCGACCTGCTGGCGGGCCTGTTCGGGATCGGCGCGAACCCGACGGGCAGCTCGGACCCGTTCGGGCTGCGGCGGGCCGCGCTGGGCGTGGTGAGCGTGCTGCGGGCGTTCCCGGAGCTGTGTGGCATCACGCTCGGGCGCGGGCTCGCCCTGGCCGCCGAGGTGCTGGCGGACGGCGGCGCCGGTGGCGGCGCGGTCGTCGTGGACGCCGGTGCGCTGGAGACCGCCCGCGAGTTCGCCGTGCGGCGGTACGAGCAGCAGCTGCTGGACGCCGGTCACGACCACCGGTTCGTCAACGCCGTCCTGCCGCTGGCCGACGCGCCCGCCGTGGCGGACGGGGCGCTGGCCGAGCTGACCGGGCTCGTGGGCCGCGAGGGGTTCGCCGGGCTCGTGGCGGCGTTGCAGCGGGTGCGGCGCATCGTCCCGGCCGACGTCGAGGGCGGGTACGACCCCGCGGCGCTGACCGAGCCGGCGGAGGTGGCCCTGCACGAGGCGTTCGCCGCCGTGCCGCGCGACACGTCCGGGCCGGCGGCGTTCGTGGCGGCGGCCGGTGGGCTGACCGGGCCGGTGAACACGTTCTTCGACGAGGTCCTGGTGATGGCCGAGGACCCGGCGGTGCGGCGGGCCCGGCTGGGGCTGCTGGCCGCGATCCGCGACCTGGCGGCCCCGGTGCTCGACTGGCAGGCGCTGGGCACGGACCTGGGCTGA